The Vibrio gigantis genome contains a region encoding:
- the tssM gene encoding type VI secretion system membrane subunit TssM, translating to MFKKIFSIFLVITAILGTLAFWITASEEQPVWIKWGMLAVTVVIVFFTCVWWWKQRKLNQTEKEEHDQHVLLKQDTRVIQQLFRIATKKIQGQARNKLESLYSLPWYLVLGGEKDAKSAILLQNGFEPVNERYLDESDTEQYLRFWSNDNAVVVEVGHRIFDNDGIDESLWQVLAKQLLKYRPRQGLNGIVTVIGCDRLMTGDKKERTRLSGIYQEAVLSMGAELSLNLPVYAAFSKADSIADFTGFFESFTACDSENPFGITFECDVSRRYDKQQFEAESHALIQSIAGQQFELLRNVSSDKSGSIIAWPYQLRIFLERVNEFLSDIGRENRVREAVWIRGAYLMSSGQKGIEHDLLTQVVAERAEFNTNNQVEQQPNRRGFFTQRLFNKVILPEKNIVGVNEWRHAGYLVFRTAVLASVVGLISIAGLKLQENWNVDEDWRTTALSQIRFYQNDVQKLSNDNSMSEVVAVLRELGDVVAEGVQPKPWHEKVSIKQTDTAESVYSAYEKQLHQIMLPKLEELISSELYVYVNLGNPSRIFEILRYYQMLFDREQLNFAELQTYLLDNLKDQGELSPDELYSFSLLIEDLFKSHYDKQLQPNLDLIAVATNNLEGLSPERLIYARIKEMPEYRTQVDLRSQLGEKFNSLFEFTNDFHGYLIPEIFTKQGYSQIDLTAKSPLLRSLMSEFKAIQGDMSGASVIELRELSKQVQRLYFADYIYYWKDLVNNIQIKQFGDASGLSYALRNTRSPATSPLLDVLDAVVVNTTLAVADQPDTKGQKRAAGQLGLKKAKKVLNKADKVNRAVGDNLLRLQPSFVVNEAFLPFSRFVNGNGKDKDTPLEQLTVQVDEVNSFFDAALSSSNPGKSFHAYAIAHAQGSSDPIVNFRQAGSKAPNIVASWTKSLSEQVWKQVVNGSVVYLNTQWDEQVYQFYVSAIEGRFPFDQHGRGEVSLDDFSQFFKPSGRVARYIEETLKPFVYWDNGRLKLNEVDGLTLPINSNTRKQLELVQKLSGIFFGSSGDDLGLRLEVKASSMSTDVTEFRLREAETIYDYKHGPRVWREITWPTAGVDGYLSAEFYSGQNRVAQQSFTGQWALLRAIFANKSSATSSRLIRKLNYKINQNNIVLDYTLRDSKQPLDKSLFVQFSLPMQL from the coding sequence ATGTTTAAAAAGATATTTTCTATTTTCTTGGTGATTACTGCCATTTTAGGGACGCTCGCATTTTGGATAACGGCATCAGAAGAGCAACCAGTCTGGATAAAGTGGGGAATGCTCGCTGTCACCGTCGTTATTGTCTTCTTTACATGTGTTTGGTGGTGGAAACAGCGCAAGCTTAATCAAACAGAGAAAGAAGAGCATGATCAACACGTACTGCTTAAACAAGACACACGCGTGATCCAGCAGCTGTTTCGTATCGCAACGAAAAAGATACAAGGACAAGCTCGTAACAAGCTAGAAAGTCTTTACAGTCTGCCTTGGTACTTAGTTCTAGGTGGTGAAAAAGACGCGAAAAGTGCCATATTGCTACAGAATGGTTTTGAGCCAGTTAACGAGCGCTACTTGGATGAAAGTGATACGGAACAGTACCTACGCTTTTGGAGCAACGATAACGCAGTCGTTGTGGAAGTCGGTCATCGTATATTTGATAACGACGGTATTGACGAGTCGCTTTGGCAAGTACTGGCGAAGCAACTACTTAAATACCGTCCGAGGCAAGGGCTGAACGGCATTGTGACGGTTATTGGGTGTGATCGCCTAATGACAGGAGACAAAAAAGAACGCACTAGGCTCTCAGGCATCTATCAGGAGGCTGTGTTGTCGATGGGCGCAGAGCTTAGCTTAAACTTGCCTGTTTATGCCGCTTTCTCTAAAGCTGACTCGATAGCAGACTTCACTGGTTTCTTTGAGAGCTTCACTGCATGTGACTCAGAAAATCCTTTTGGTATTACCTTTGAGTGCGATGTTTCACGCCGTTATGACAAACAGCAATTTGAGGCGGAAAGCCACGCATTGATTCAATCCATTGCGGGACAGCAGTTTGAGTTACTGAGAAATGTCAGTAGTGACAAGTCGGGCTCTATAATCGCTTGGCCTTATCAGCTAAGAATTTTCCTAGAGCGCGTCAACGAGTTTTTGAGCGACATTGGTCGCGAGAACCGTGTCCGAGAAGCCGTATGGATCCGCGGCGCTTATTTAATGTCATCCGGACAAAAAGGCATTGAGCACGATCTACTAACACAGGTAGTGGCCGAACGTGCTGAGTTCAACACCAATAATCAAGTTGAACAGCAGCCAAATCGTCGTGGTTTCTTTACGCAACGTTTGTTCAATAAGGTCATCTTGCCGGAGAAGAATATCGTCGGTGTTAATGAATGGCGTCATGCGGGTTATCTTGTATTTCGAACCGCTGTTCTAGCATCTGTAGTTGGGTTGATTTCTATTGCAGGTCTGAAGTTACAAGAAAACTGGAATGTTGATGAAGATTGGCGCACAACGGCTCTATCTCAAATTCGTTTTTATCAAAACGATGTTCAAAAGCTGAGCAATGACAATTCGATGTCGGAGGTTGTGGCGGTATTAAGAGAACTCGGCGACGTGGTTGCTGAGGGCGTTCAACCTAAACCGTGGCATGAGAAAGTCAGTATTAAGCAAACAGATACGGCCGAGAGCGTTTACTCTGCTTATGAAAAACAGTTGCACCAGATAATGCTGCCAAAGCTCGAAGAGCTGATCAGCAGCGAGCTGTATGTTTATGTGAACCTTGGTAACCCAAGCCGAATCTTTGAGATTTTGCGTTACTACCAGATGTTGTTTGACCGAGAGCAACTGAACTTTGCGGAACTACAAACTTACTTGCTTGATAACTTGAAAGACCAAGGTGAGCTTTCTCCAGACGAGCTTTACTCTTTTTCTCTTTTAATCGAAGACTTGTTTAAAAGTCATTACGACAAGCAGCTACAACCGAACCTAGACCTGATAGCTGTTGCAACGAACAACCTTGAAGGCTTGTCACCAGAGCGACTGATTTATGCGCGTATTAAAGAGATGCCAGAGTACCGTACTCAAGTGGATCTCCGAAGCCAGCTCGGTGAGAAGTTCAATAGCTTGTTTGAGTTTACTAATGATTTCCATGGCTATCTGATCCCAGAAATCTTTACTAAGCAGGGCTATAGCCAAATTGATTTGACGGCAAAGTCGCCTCTGCTTAGAAGCTTGATGAGCGAGTTTAAAGCGATTCAAGGTGATATGTCTGGCGCATCAGTCATTGAGCTTAGAGAACTGAGCAAACAGGTTCAACGTCTGTATTTTGCCGATTACATCTACTACTGGAAAGACTTGGTCAACAACATTCAAATCAAGCAGTTTGGCGATGCTTCAGGACTCAGCTATGCACTAAGGAACACACGTTCTCCGGCTACGAGTCCACTACTTGATGTATTGGATGCAGTTGTGGTGAACACAACATTGGCTGTCGCAGATCAACCAGATACGAAAGGACAAAAGCGTGCAGCCGGTCAACTAGGATTGAAGAAAGCGAAAAAGGTGTTGAACAAAGCCGACAAGGTGAACCGAGCAGTTGGCGATAACCTGTTGAGGCTGCAACCTTCATTCGTCGTAAATGAAGCATTTTTGCCTTTCTCTCGGTTTGTGAATGGGAATGGTAAAGACAAGGATACACCACTGGAGCAGTTGACCGTTCAAGTTGATGAGGTTAACTCGTTTTTCGATGCCGCATTGTCTAGTTCAAACCCCGGTAAATCATTCCATGCTTATGCCATCGCCCATGCGCAAGGTAGTAGTGACCCTATCGTGAACTTCCGTCAAGCTGGCAGCAAGGCTCCGAACATCGTCGCGTCTTGGACGAAGAGTCTCAGTGAACAAGTTTGGAAACAAGTAGTGAATGGCAGCGTGGTGTATCTAAATACACAGTGGGATGAGCAAGTTTACCAGTTTTATGTGTCCGCCATTGAAGGGCGATTCCCATTTGATCAACATGGCCGTGGAGAAGTGAGCTTAGATGACTTTTCTCAATTCTTTAAACCAAGTGGCCGTGTGGCTCGCTATATAGAAGAAACCTTGAAGCCGTTTGTTTACTGGGATAACGGCAGGCTCAAGCTAAACGAAGTTGACGGCCTAACGTTACCGATAAACTCAAACACTCGTAAGCAACTTGAATTAGTTCAAAAGCTGAGTGGCATTTTCTTTGGTTCTTCTGGGGATGATCTTGGGTTAAGGCTTGAAGTAAAAGCGAGCTCAATGAGTACTGACGTGACGGAATTCCGCCTACGAGAGGCTGAAACGATTTACGACTACAAACATGGTCCAAGAGTGTGGCGCGAGATAACTTGGCCAACCGCAGGAGTGGATGGCTATTTGAGTGCAGAATTCTACAGCGGTCAGAATCGAGTCGCACAACAATCATTTACCGGTCAGTGGGCGTTGTTGCGCGCTATTTTTGCGAATAAGAGCAGTGCTACATCGAGCCGCTTGATTCGTAAGCTCAACTACAAAATTAACCAAAACAACATCGTATTGGATTACACGTTGCGTGATTCCAAACAACCATTGGATAAATCTTTATTTGTTCAATTCTCGTTGCCTATGCAGCTTTAA
- a CDS encoding protein kinase domain-containing protein: MLKAVIESQERVRCQVLATHSRVHEISNDLTHYTKHFDSAESLQREWVALQECQGAQIQKVVGVDWSKLQLTLEFDQSAIPLIEFEPKDLALFASLLPSVVQALKHCHSKGWVHGDIKPSNLLYVPQLQHIRLIDFGASCRTGTSREALSEWQATPMFASPNQKGGEGLVETGDDWFSLIKIIDQVMSYAHDYSINSTLIQWRKALSLEI, encoded by the coding sequence ATGTTGAAAGCAGTGATTGAATCGCAGGAACGAGTGCGTTGCCAAGTTTTGGCGACGCACTCCCGTGTACACGAAATCAGTAACGACTTGACCCACTACACTAAGCATTTTGATTCTGCAGAGAGCCTGCAAAGAGAGTGGGTTGCTTTGCAAGAGTGTCAGGGCGCTCAAATACAAAAAGTAGTGGGTGTCGACTGGAGCAAATTGCAGCTAACGCTGGAGTTTGATCAAAGTGCGATACCGCTGATTGAGTTTGAGCCTAAGGATCTAGCGTTATTTGCTTCGCTTTTGCCCAGTGTGGTTCAGGCGCTCAAACACTGTCATAGCAAGGGGTGGGTACATGGCGATATCAAGCCATCTAACCTGCTTTATGTACCTCAATTACAACATATTCGATTGATCGATTTCGGTGCCAGTTGTCGGACTGGAACTTCTCGGGAAGCACTCTCCGAATGGCAAGCAACGCCTATGTTTGCTTCGCCAAATCAAAAGGGTGGGGAAGGTCTGGTCGAAACGGGGGACGACTGGTTTTCACTGATTAAAATCATCGATCAGGTCATGTCATATGCGCATGACTACTCAATAAACTCAACGCTTATCCAGTGGCGAAAAGCCCTGAGCCTTGAGATTTAG
- a CDS encoding GlxA family transcriptional regulator encodes MKQLTLTALAFPGGVATSITGPIEVLTTAAYLAGVTPPEINIVTQDNNPVVAHGGITLTPTVKIESIKSTDILLIGSLGEPDSELTACSEKALKWLEDFADTDIPIISISTGSFALAKANLLSKRNATTHWRYANLFRDMYPDTKLRVERKVTCDGNYYCTSCTNGYNDVMMFVVEQLFGLSVRDRCQQHIFGNTDKVQQQSLAKFLPYRQHSDALIHQLQDWMHNHHSLQFSVFELSERIHLSERQMKRRFKLATGQTPIQYIQQIRLSAAKDKLETTKQTVEEISRVVGYEDVRYFRELFKKFVDMTPLEYRKRYQH; translated from the coding sequence ATGAAACAACTAACCTTAACTGCGCTTGCATTTCCCGGGGGGGTGGCCACTTCAATTACTGGGCCAATTGAAGTGTTGACTACAGCAGCTTACCTTGCAGGGGTCACTCCCCCTGAAATTAATATCGTAACCCAGGACAATAATCCTGTTGTTGCACATGGAGGAATAACTCTCACTCCTACAGTAAAAATAGAGAGCATTAAAAGTACGGATATATTACTGATAGGATCTTTGGGAGAGCCTGATAGCGAGCTGACTGCCTGTTCAGAGAAAGCGCTTAAGTGGTTAGAGGATTTTGCAGATACAGATATCCCCATTATTTCTATTAGTACAGGATCATTTGCGTTAGCTAAAGCTAATTTACTTTCTAAGCGAAATGCAACAACACACTGGCGTTACGCTAACCTATTTCGAGATATGTATCCCGATACAAAGTTGCGTGTTGAGAGAAAAGTAACCTGTGACGGAAATTATTACTGTACCTCATGCACCAACGGCTACAATGACGTCATGATGTTCGTCGTGGAGCAATTGTTTGGTTTATCTGTACGTGATAGATGCCAGCAGCATATTTTTGGCAATACCGATAAAGTGCAGCAACAATCATTGGCAAAATTTCTCCCATATCGTCAGCACAGTGATGCTCTTATTCATCAGTTGCAGGACTGGATGCATAATCATCATAGCTTACAGTTTTCTGTATTTGAGTTAAGTGAACGTATTCATTTGAGCGAAAGACAAATGAAACGCAGATTTAAACTGGCAACGGGACAGACACCGATACAGTATATTCAACAGATTCGTCTTTCAGCAGCGAAAGATAAATTAGAAACGACCAAACAAACTGTCGAGGAAATTTCTAGAGTCGTTGGATATGAAGATGTTCGTTACTTTAGAGAGTTGTTTAAGAAGTTTGTGGATATGACTCCGCTAGAATATCGAAAAAGGTATCAACATTAA
- a CDS encoding bacteriocin immunity protein translates to MSTQHPDGSDLIYYPENPENGKPASIVRVVKEWCLSQGGA, encoded by the coding sequence GTGAGCACACAGCATCCTGATGGTTCAGACCTGATTTACTACCCTGAGAACCCTGAAAATGGAAAACCCGCAAGCATTGTAAGGGTAGTCAAGGAATGGTGTTTATCTCAGGGGGGGGCCTAG
- a CDS encoding ATP-dependent helicase — protein MLNQDQHLCVNAEGHIMVVALPGSGKTEVSVRYAERVLTDSELHAIAMLTFTDAAATNLKRRLKSTMPRSQTLRVFPSTFHSMAVQLWRQTNSYKTIVMGGHLNIYIERAMRACHVAMSYEEAEKTISTIGQYLTIPRSEFSSIKLKLFAAYESIMRKEGKVDLNQISRDVIHGLRDGTIRPLSETLGVTHICADEFQDSDDLQYMFLYEHAKRGCCIMVVGDDDQSIYAFRNARGVDNFRNMQADLNAKAYSLKICYRCPPAILNVANNLIQHNVERIPKELRSHVEEGGVVDCHGFKDEDHQVESVVEGILADQGGWAVLARTNKEIDTVELELSKHKVKVKRLGGKSFFESADVICYIKLMWMLTHRNSRYLQDFLAYMHEDEVMIDMAKSAKSNGIDFIGTVTTLTQSQSLLIHTQSIFEMFMHEGVPKEPSKTVNAEYQRKIISMVMAQRNMNSPAALGAMADILTKTAASLGSLAKAADQFHDRITKINAKKAEKIGTDEVVIATLHGSKGLEFPKVAILSCQDERIPQPDKDGLGEKHWEEERRLLYVGITRAEKYLRLCFFKEQLSFLREAVPDRIELAVQQRNEEPDSASQAEKLQQLKNEFLNAS, from the coding sequence ATGTTAAATCAAGATCAACATCTTTGCGTTAATGCGGAAGGCCATATCATGGTTGTTGCATTGCCCGGTTCAGGTAAAACTGAAGTGTCAGTGCGTTATGCTGAACGGGTGCTTACCGATTCCGAGCTACACGCAATTGCCATGCTGACGTTCACAGATGCAGCGGCAACCAACTTAAAACGTAGGCTTAAGTCGACAATGCCAAGAAGTCAGACTCTTCGTGTATTTCCAAGTACTTTTCATTCTATGGCTGTGCAGCTTTGGCGTCAGACGAACTCATATAAAACGATTGTTATGGGTGGACACTTAAACATCTATATTGAGCGAGCGATGCGTGCTTGTCATGTGGCGATGAGTTATGAGGAAGCAGAGAAAACGATAAGTACGATCGGACAGTATTTAACTATACCTCGCTCAGAATTCTCATCTATCAAACTGAAACTTTTTGCAGCTTATGAAAGCATCATGCGAAAAGAGGGCAAAGTCGACCTAAATCAGATATCTCGCGACGTTATTCATGGTCTGCGAGATGGAACAATTCGACCACTGTCAGAAACTTTAGGCGTTACTCACATATGTGCTGATGAGTTTCAGGATTCCGACGATCTCCAATATATGTTTCTTTACGAGCACGCTAAACGAGGTTGTTGCATCATGGTTGTTGGAGACGATGACCAATCAATCTATGCCTTTCGAAATGCAAGAGGGGTCGATAACTTCCGTAACATGCAAGCTGATCTAAACGCGAAAGCCTACAGTTTAAAAATTTGTTATCGATGTCCACCAGCAATACTGAATGTGGCCAACAACCTAATTCAACACAATGTAGAACGAATTCCAAAAGAATTAAGGTCACACGTAGAGGAGGGCGGTGTTGTCGATTGTCATGGTTTTAAGGATGAAGACCATCAAGTTGAAAGTGTTGTTGAAGGTATCCTTGCCGATCAAGGCGGGTGGGCGGTACTGGCTAGAACCAATAAAGAAATCGATACAGTTGAGCTGGAGTTGTCCAAACATAAAGTGAAAGTTAAGCGCCTCGGCGGTAAGAGCTTCTTTGAGTCAGCCGATGTGATTTGTTATATCAAGTTGATGTGGATGCTGACACACCGTAACAGTCGGTATCTACAAGATTTCTTGGCTTACATGCATGAAGATGAGGTGATGATTGATATGGCGAAAAGTGCTAAATCAAATGGAATCGACTTTATTGGGACGGTAACCACCTTAACCCAAAGCCAATCATTGCTAATCCACACCCAATCAATTTTTGAAATGTTCATGCATGAAGGTGTCCCAAAAGAGCCAAGCAAAACGGTCAACGCCGAGTATCAACGAAAGATCATTTCAATGGTGATGGCGCAACGAAATATGAACTCTCCTGCGGCTCTTGGCGCAATGGCTGACATCCTAACCAAAACAGCTGCGTCACTTGGCAGTTTGGCTAAGGCCGCAGATCAGTTCCATGACCGGATAACCAAAATAAACGCTAAAAAGGCTGAAAAGATTGGCACAGATGAGGTAGTGATCGCTACGTTGCATGGCTCTAAAGGACTAGAGTTTCCGAAAGTCGCGATATTGAGCTGTCAAGATGAAAGAATTCCGCAACCAGATAAAGATGGTTTAGGCGAAAAGCATTGGGAGGAAGAGCGTCGCTTGTTGTATGTGGGCATAACAAGAGCTGAGAAGTACTTGCGACTGTGTTTCTTCAAAGAGCAGTTGTCATTTTTGAGAGAGGCGGTTCCAGATCGAATTGAGTTGGCCGTACAACAGCGAAATGAAGAGCCAGATTCGGCATCTCAGGCAGAAAAACTACAACAGCTAAAAAATGAGTTTTTGAACGCTTCTTAA
- a CDS encoding single-stranded DNA-binding protein, producing MKPFRSNNGLIAFVVTGSQIENGNTTIWADQVTSWVDGQNQMQSRTNQIQLFAHGQLEFPVGVGYVCKVSLKTCKFTGNNNSELTHTYYELHNVLGEIDGNSVNQFGLPSLCNFTLGGNVGSIEQKNANGSTWYNVSIALTRSFKDEQQNWQDETHWARLSISQKIFDQNFKQGLDKGDSLMVETELSTNDYTDKNGNNVTGHEFRVSRVLGMVKKFELQSLKAANQAPQNNGSAYNNAPQQNAPQQNAPAYNNAPQQNAPQQNAPAYNNAPQNGPAYNAPQQNAPQQNANNAQQPDSTQRQFRPQAGNGNFRQRAYNQQ from the coding sequence ATGAAACCTTTCCGTTCAAACAATGGCCTTATCGCATTCGTAGTTACTGGTTCTCAAATTGAGAATGGCAACACGACCATCTGGGCCGATCAAGTTACCTCTTGGGTAGACGGTCAAAACCAAATGCAGTCACGTACTAACCAGATTCAACTTTTTGCCCATGGGCAATTAGAGTTTCCAGTCGGTGTTGGTTATGTGTGTAAAGTATCTCTTAAGACGTGTAAATTCACTGGTAACAATAACAGCGAACTTACGCATACTTATTATGAACTTCATAATGTGTTAGGCGAAATTGATGGCAATTCTGTTAATCAATTTGGACTACCTTCATTGTGTAACTTTACGCTTGGCGGCAATGTTGGTTCGATTGAACAGAAAAATGCAAATGGCAGTACTTGGTACAATGTTTCAATTGCATTAACTCGTTCATTTAAAGATGAGCAACAAAATTGGCAAGATGAAACCCACTGGGCTCGCCTGTCAATTTCACAAAAAATTTTTGATCAGAACTTCAAACAAGGTTTAGACAAAGGTGATTCTTTAATGGTCGAAACTGAACTCTCTACTAACGATTACACCGACAAAAACGGCAATAATGTCACTGGACATGAATTCCGCGTTAGTCGTGTTCTTGGTATGGTTAAGAAGTTCGAACTTCAAAGCTTAAAAGCTGCGAATCAAGCCCCACAAAACAATGGATCTGCGTACAACAACGCACCACAGCAAAACGCTCCACAGCAAAATGCTCCTGCGTATAACAACGCACCGCAGCAAAATGCTCCACAGCAAAATGCTCCTGCGTACAATAACGCTCCACAGAATGGTCCAGCGTATAATGCACCACAGCAGAATGCTCCACAGCAGAATGCCAATAATGCACAACAACCTGACTCTACACAGCGTCAATTCCGCCCACAAGCAGGCAACGGAAATTTCCGTCAGCGTGCTTATAATCAGCAATAA
- a CDS encoding AAA family ATPase, with amino-acid sequence MSNANPVTTVDTNNQPTSTVEEIDYSEMITVRMADVFKPFVPAAVTAVIQIPKHRHPDVPREIAGYIPDEKQLSQVISWFCSPQRPNFMHMVGPTGSGKTDFMLWLCARLNWPTVLVSVNPTLRPEKMQGRWVLSNGICLWTYR; translated from the coding sequence ATGTCTAATGCTAACCCTGTGACTACTGTAGACACGAATAACCAACCAACTTCTACTGTTGAAGAAATTGATTACTCAGAGATGATTACTGTTCGTATGGCCGACGTGTTCAAACCGTTTGTCCCAGCAGCAGTAACGGCAGTTATTCAGATCCCTAAACACCGTCATCCAGATGTACCTCGCGAAATCGCAGGTTATATTCCAGATGAAAAACAACTTTCCCAAGTTATATCTTGGTTTTGCTCACCTCAACGACCTAACTTCATGCATATGGTTGGTCCTACGGGGTCTGGTAAAACTGATTTCATGCTTTGGCTTTGTGCTCGCCTTAATTGGCCAACTGTGCTGGTGTCTGTTAACCCGACATTACGCCCTGAGAAGATGCAAGGCCGCTGGGTGTTGTCAAACGGAATATGTTTATGGACCTATCGCTGA
- a CDS encoding DUF3150 domain-containing protein has protein sequence MKDINDTQTLDIDTVAQNQLDQVAQQDGEFANRLENGLVIIDVTTSGRDGEKTLANAKTLLDEKEVNSKIARKARIEWFPRSELQFKNTLETKARRAIAARGVRYGRVTAIPVDELDSLLVELKAIQAEFYSEVADRDNRYDTIVEEHKKANPDMAEIIESLKTPKDDFFRRFQFNVLPPMAFKPYFNDDQQEAVDYIVEGILDNVAEQAVVVYEKIIGKSSMIQRTFKPIRAIRDYVYSMSFQHTVFDRLVDELDEAFDTLPKTGNIEGSDMTYAVKLVHNLTERGSILNGIVPVMEVADESEPRIIDAIKDSVVSTDTDSGNSTPTYEEVTGETSTTGFWFG, from the coding sequence ATGAAAGACATCAACGATACCCAAACTCTCGATATCGATACAGTAGCTCAAAATCAACTTGACCAAGTGGCTCAACAAGATGGCGAATTTGCTAATCGACTCGAAAATGGGCTTGTGATTATCGATGTAACTACTTCTGGCCGTGATGGAGAGAAAACGTTAGCGAATGCTAAAACTCTCTTAGACGAAAAGGAAGTGAATTCAAAGATTGCTCGTAAAGCCCGTATTGAGTGGTTTCCTCGTTCTGAGTTGCAGTTTAAGAACACATTGGAGACTAAGGCACGCCGCGCTATTGCAGCCCGAGGTGTCCGATATGGACGCGTTACCGCGATTCCAGTTGATGAACTTGACTCTCTACTCGTTGAACTCAAGGCAATTCAAGCTGAGTTTTATTCAGAAGTCGCTGACCGTGATAATCGCTATGACACCATAGTTGAAGAACACAAGAAAGCTAACCCTGATATGGCTGAAATTATTGAGTCATTGAAGACCCCTAAAGATGATTTCTTTAGACGTTTTCAATTCAACGTGTTGCCGCCGATGGCCTTCAAACCTTATTTCAATGATGACCAACAGGAAGCTGTTGATTACATCGTGGAAGGGATTTTGGATAACGTCGCGGAGCAAGCTGTTGTTGTTTATGAAAAAATTATTGGTAAAAGTTCAATGATTCAGCGAACTTTCAAGCCAATAAGAGCTATTCGTGATTACGTTTACTCAATGTCATTCCAACACACTGTGTTTGACCGATTGGTTGATGAACTTGATGAAGCGTTCGATACCTTACCCAAAACTGGGAACATCGAAGGCTCTGATATGACCTACGCGGTTAAATTGGTACATAACCTTACAGAACGTGGCTCCATCTTAAATGGCATTGTGCCGGTGATGGAAGTCGCAGATGAATCTGAACCGAGAATTATTGACGCGATTAAGGACTCAGTAGTTTCTACTGATACTGACAGCGGCAATAGTACTCCTACCTATGAAGAAGTCACTGGCGAAACGTCAACAACCGGCTTCTGGTTCGGCTAA
- a CDS encoding DUF7146 domain-containing protein, with protein MSNYRRSKIQDVHALVMRHGGWSSVFKCYGELTEAMRKSSNGVSKAVPDPFTGKGKTVFRLYKDWNESGGGYYNGKGRIGDGIDMVAWLENCNKSKAMDIILDILGESTDNISQREVKAVAAQKEEKAVLNPADISKRLWILQKVEHEAFAVTESEIGMNYLISRGLGDIQIPCNVGFHSQLKMWDSQSNEVYLPGIVLYIQNLKGEAIAFHRIFLNDDGSDKSPLLDNPKMQMSPIEDPRGASIQFGMPLICKDEMGNTRIVLGVGEGPETCLACQHAESIPVWSGISSTLMELIDIPFEVTDLVIFKDKDRLTQGKDMPEGDRAAISLKERVEKNMNHCKVTIASPPSPIKELAKSQDWLDEWCDSGYQNFIGYLAKNKLTPVGFLDREFNDVA; from the coding sequence ATGAGCAATTACAGAAGATCAAAAATCCAAGATGTACATGCGTTAGTGATGCGTCATGGTGGCTGGTCCTCAGTGTTCAAATGTTACGGTGAACTAACTGAGGCGATGCGAAAGTCTTCAAATGGTGTTTCTAAAGCTGTACCAGATCCATTCACTGGCAAAGGCAAAACTGTCTTTCGCTTGTACAAAGATTGGAACGAGTCTGGTGGCGGTTATTACAATGGTAAGGGTCGTATTGGTGATGGTATTGATATGGTCGCTTGGCTTGAAAATTGTAATAAATCGAAGGCGATGGACATTATCTTAGATATTTTGGGGGAGTCTACAGACAACATTTCTCAACGAGAAGTGAAAGCCGTAGCCGCTCAAAAAGAAGAGAAAGCTGTTCTTAATCCTGCAGATATAAGCAAACGCCTATGGATTTTGCAAAAGGTTGAACATGAGGCATTTGCTGTCACTGAATCTGAAATAGGTATGAACTATCTAATATCTCGCGGATTAGGTGACATTCAAATACCTTGCAACGTTGGGTTTCACTCACAACTTAAAATGTGGGACTCACAAAGCAACGAAGTGTATTTACCAGGCATTGTTTTATACATTCAAAATTTGAAAGGTGAGGCGATTGCTTTTCATCGAATTTTTTTGAATGACGATGGCTCAGATAAATCACCGTTGCTTGATAACCCTAAGATGCAAATGTCACCAATAGAGGATCCTCGCGGTGCATCAATACAGTTTGGTATGCCTTTAATCTGCAAAGATGAAATGGGCAATACACGAATTGTGTTAGGTGTTGGAGAAGGTCCTGAAACCTGTTTGGCTTGCCAGCATGCTGAGAGTATTCCTGTTTGGTCAGGTATCTCTTCTACCTTGATGGAGCTGATCGATATTCCTTTCGAAGTAACCGATTTGGTTATTTTTAAAGACAAAGATCGCCTTACACAAGGAAAAGACATGCCGGAAGGCGACAGAGCTGCCATCTCTTTGAAGGAACGTGTAGAGAAAAATATGAATCACTGCAAAGTGACCATTGCATCTCCACCGAGTCCCATCAAGGAATTGGCAAAATCACAAGATTGGCTTGATGAATGGTGTGATTCTGGATATCAGAATTTCATCGGATACTTAGCCAAAAACAAGCTTACACCGGTTGGTTTTCTCGATAGAGAATTTAACGATGTTGCTTAA